Genomic window (Puniceicoccaceae bacterium):
CTCCGACACTGCCTGCAATACGCTCAAGGTACCCCCTCGAACACACACTGACCTTCTATGGAGGAACCGCATTCAAGCTCTCCTTCGATCAACCTGCGCAAACAGCGGCGCAAGTGGTTTGGCATTCACTCAGACAAGTGGATACAGGTGTTCTTTTTCGGGAATGCCTGGATCGCGATCCTCATCCTGCTGTTGATCGCGTTTTTCCTCTTCAAGGAAGGTTCTGGTTTTTTCGGTCAGAACCGTGAGGCACACGTGCTCTACCGCAAGGCTGGACTCGAGTATGTCGAACAGGTCAAATCCACCGAAGCAGACTACACCGCACTCTATCGCTACCTCAATTCGATCCGGGCAGAACAGATGGCAGCACTGCAGGCGCGGGGCGTGGCGTTCGCAGATGCCAACGAACAGCTCGCACCTCTCGAGGATTTTGCCTACGATTTTCTCGATCTCTCCTACCCTCTGAGCGATCTCAATGCAGAACTGACCGAGATGGTCACGTCGGTTCGGGATCAGTACGTGTCCAATGAAAACCTACGGGAATACCGGCGTTTGCTCCTGAGGCAGGGCAATACTGCTGAAGCCGAACAGGTGGAAATCCACGATGTTGATTTTGAATTTATCGAGAGCTATCTGCGTGAACAAACACCACGCTACGTGGATCTAACACAAAGCCTTAGCCGTGAGATTTCCGCCTTCACCGCCGATTTTCCGGAGCTTCCCGTACCAGGACATGGGGCAAAGATCACACGTTTTCGCGAATTGACCAATCAGTTCATCCAAAGCATTCCCTCCCGCGTGGATCGGCTCAAGGCATGGAATCCGGATGAACCGATCAGCTGGATGGCCTCCTTCACTTCCTTTATTTTTGGAAAGGAATGGGTCACCAACAGCTTCTGGCAGGACTGGTATGGCATCCTCCCCCTGCTCACCGGTTCCCTGATGGTGTCTGGCATCGCACTCACGCTCGCTGTGCCTTTTGGCGTCGCTGCTGC
Coding sequences:
- the pstC gene encoding phosphate ABC transporter permease subunit PstC, which translates into the protein MEEPHSSSPSINLRKQRRKWFGIHSDKWIQVFFFGNAWIAILILLLIAFFLFKEGSGFFGQNREAHVLYRKAGLEYVEQVKSTEADYTALYRYLNSIRAEQMAALQARGVAFADANEQLAPLEDFAYDFLDLSYPLSDLNAELTEMVTSVRDQYVSNENLREYRRLLLRQGNTAEAEQVEIHDVDFEFIESYLREQTPRYVDLTQSLSREISAFTADFPELPVPGHGAKITRFRELTNQFIQSIPSRVDRLKAWNPDEPISWMASFTSFIFGKEWVTNSFWQDWYGILPLLTGSLMVSGIALTLAVPFGVAAAIYVNQIASPSEQKWIKPSIEFIAAIPSVVLGFFGIAVLGETLRQVSNISWLEFLPFFPIAERLNALTAGCLLALMATPTIFTLAEDAINNVPKAYKEASFAVGATRMQTILHIILPTALSGIISAVLLGFGRVIGETMVVLLCAGNRIAIPELSEGLGAIVQPVHTMTGIIAQEMGEVERSSIHYRALFVLGMLLFLISLLVNWLAQKIVHKFKISV